One window from the genome of Candidatus Paceibacterota bacterium encodes:
- the rpsT gene encoding 30S ribosomal protein S20, which yields MPMTQSARKALKQNIKKRERNLAKSNHIKKLMKDLNTFLNSLEKSSKKVTAENKKEAYAKLSEVYQAVDKAVKKGVLKKNTAARKKSNLAQKINKIEKK from the coding sequence ATGCCAATGACACAATCTGCAAGGAAAGCCCTGAAGCAAAACATAAAGAAAAGGGAGCGGAATCTCGCAAAAAGCAATCATATAAAAAAGCTCATGAAGGATCTCAACACATTTTTAAATAGTCTTGAAAAATCCTCGAAAAAAGTCACCGCCGAAAACAAGAAGGAAGCCTATGCGAAACTGTCGGAAGTATATCAGGCAGTCGACAAGGCCGTGAAAAAGGGAGTTTTGAAAAAGAATACCGCTGCAAGAAAGAAATCAAACCTCGCCCAGAAGATCAATAAGATCGAGAAAAAATAA
- the holA gene encoding DNA polymerase III subunit delta produces the protein MPKDEDKKTIHFWFGEDDFSISEELAKRKADFAKKHGAMNIYQIDWKYDSADEREKMSRLQVGLSSDSLFSSDKLLILKNVLSVSKKKKEKGYSEDETDEDKGSAKDDMILKYFAKPKDGIELFIIEESVDQRKKTYKELVRLEKEGMAELKEFLLPVDRSFDAWIWQRIEKSGGNIKKDALDILSVSLGKGFSQRDRNKKVTQSYNLWEADNEIGKLVCFAEERDITKEDVELLVRSKVDMNIFSLTDSISRRDRQKAILMLNMQIEKGVNEIYILTMLIRQFRNLLIIKDLLEEGLSDSQVAQRAKMHPFVVKKTIEQCRNFKLPDLKKIYRKLYDADVAIKTGKMESGLALDLLVVSIA, from the coding sequence ATGCCAAAGGACGAAGATAAAAAAACAATTCATTTCTGGTTCGGGGAGGACGATTTTAGTATTTCCGAAGAACTCGCAAAAAGGAAAGCCGATTTTGCAAAAAAACATGGCGCTATGAATATTTACCAGATCGATTGGAAATATGACTCTGCCGATGAGCGGGAAAAGATGTCCCGGCTCCAGGTCGGCCTTTCATCCGATTCGCTTTTCAGTTCCGATAAACTGCTGATCCTGAAAAATGTCCTTTCAGTTTCAAAGAAGAAGAAAGAAAAAGGATATTCTGAGGATGAAACGGATGAAGATAAAGGCAGTGCAAAAGACGATATGATACTGAAATATTTTGCAAAACCCAAAGACGGCATCGAACTGTTCATCATCGAGGAGAGCGTGGACCAGAGAAAAAAAACCTACAAAGAGCTTGTGCGTCTTGAAAAAGAGGGGATGGCGGAATTGAAGGAATTCCTGCTTCCCGTTGATCGCAGTTTTGACGCGTGGATCTGGCAAAGGATAGAAAAAAGCGGAGGAAATATCAAGAAAGACGCTCTGGACATTCTTTCCGTATCGCTCGGAAAAGGCTTTTCCCAGCGCGACAGGAACAAGAAGGTCACGCAGTCCTATAATCTCTGGGAGGCGGACAACGAGATCGGGAAGCTCGTTTGCTTTGCCGAAGAAAGGGATATCACGAAAGAGGATGTCGAACTTCTTGTGAGGTCCAAGGTGGATATGAATATTTTCAGCCTGACAGACAGCATAAGCCGGAGAGACAGGCAAAAAGCGATACTCATGCTTAATATGCAGATCGAGAAGGGAGTGAATGAGATATACATTTTGACAATGCTGATCAGGCAATTCCGGAATCTGCTTATCATAAAAGATCTTTTGGAAGAAGGTCTTTCTGATTCTCAGGTGGCCCAGAGAGCCAAAATGCATCCCTTTGTCGTGAAAAAAACCATCGAGCAGTGCCGTAATTTCAAGCTGCCGGACCTGAAGAAGATCTATCGGAAGCTCTATGACGCCGATGTCGCCATAAAGACGGGGAAGATGGAGTCCGGATTGGCCCTTGATCTTCTGGTCGTATCGATCGCATAA
- a CDS encoding DUF3048 domain-containing protein: MAEKKKKIMIVLASFALLATGVFASNPQSWMGDRSISIENDGTDTPAQNPNPEEDEAEEPKKDANPYTGTECDNAKRRPFAVMMAGDLEAWPLSGIADADIVVEMPVITDSITRYMAVFVCNDPKEIGSIRSSRHDFIPLAMGFDAIYAHWGGSYLALEKLDNKIMDNINALYLDGSVFYRKAGPPKPHDGFTTIERMADYAKRMGYRQESIFESYKFYDEENPQGKNGKLTIGYPSIFKVDYDYDSKTNSYFRFKGDKKDVDKLTGQQIEAKDVVIMFAASRQVDGQYNDMDIEGKGDAIIYQNGWEIKGTWKKDSGDQKSKIFFYNESGEEVKFVRGKIWIQVVQPNQKVAWSVE, encoded by the coding sequence ATGGCGGAGAAAAAGAAAAAGATAATGATAGTTTTGGCTTCCTTTGCGCTTCTTGCAACCGGTGTTTTCGCCTCCAATCCGCAAAGCTGGATGGGGGACAGATCGATCAGCATAGAGAATGACGGCACGGATACGCCGGCGCAAAATCCGAATCCGGAGGAAGACGAGGCCGAGGAACCGAAAAAGGATGCCAATCCCTACACGGGAACCGAGTGCGACAACGCGAAGAGGCGCCCCTTTGCGGTCATGATGGCGGGGGATCTTGAGGCGTGGCCTCTCTCGGGGATCGCCGATGCTGACATTGTTGTTGAAATGCCGGTGATCACCGACAGCATAACAAGATACATGGCTGTTTTTGTCTGCAATGATCCCAAAGAGATCGGAAGCATAAGAAGTTCCCGGCATGATTTCATACCGCTTGCCATGGGATTCGATGCCATATATGCGCATTGGGGAGGATCCTATCTGGCTTTGGAAAAACTGGACAATAAGATCATGGACAATATCAACGCCCTTTATCTCGATGGAAGCGTTTTCTATAGGAAAGCGGGGCCTCCAAAGCCCCATGACGGATTTACGACCATTGAAAGGATGGCGGATTATGCGAAAAGAATGGGCTATCGGCAGGAAAGCATTTTTGAAAGCTATAAATTCTATGATGAAGAGAATCCGCAGGGGAAAAACGGAAAGTTGACCATAGGATACCCTTCCATTTTCAAGGTTGATTATGATTATGATTCCAAGACAAATTCATATTTCAGGTTCAAGGGGGATAAAAAAGATGTGGACAAATTGACCGGGCAGCAGATCGAAGCGAAGGATGTTGTGATCATGTTCGCAGCGTCCAGGCAGGTTGATGGGCAATATAATGACATGGACATAGAAGGAAAGGGGGATGCAATCATCTATCAGAACGGATGGGAAATAAAGGGCACGTGGAAGAAAGACAGCGGAGACCAAAAAAGCAAGATATTTTTCTATAACGAATCCGGAGAAGAAGTTAAGTTTGTGAGGGGCAAGATCTGGATCCAGGTCGTCCAGCCGAATCAGAAAGTGGCGTGGAGCGTCGAGTGA